A genome region from Baekduia alba includes the following:
- a CDS encoding FadR/GntR family transcriptional regulator, whose product MSDLFIEIPRTSTPQAIEDQIRGLIVSRQLVAGEALPPERAFAARLGVSRSTLREALRALTEQGIVAARQGSGWVVQPNQEVAAGNLAVYFRLEDVTFEQVFEARMANEPAIARLAALRRTDAELDAIVAARAAMDAPATPAAFLAADTHFHALIATAAHNVLLSFQMTPTMSLLEEPRLAVVTGDGSATSQAEHGRIVAAIRAQDGDAAEQAMRDHIASFARRGVATLESQKEPER is encoded by the coding sequence ATGAGCGACCTCTTCATCGAGATCCCGCGGACCTCGACGCCCCAGGCGATCGAGGACCAGATCAGAGGCCTGATCGTCAGCCGCCAGCTGGTGGCGGGCGAGGCCCTGCCGCCCGAGCGCGCCTTCGCCGCGCGGCTGGGCGTGAGCCGCTCGACGCTGCGCGAGGCGCTCCGCGCGCTGACCGAGCAGGGCATCGTCGCCGCGCGCCAGGGCTCGGGCTGGGTGGTCCAGCCCAACCAGGAGGTGGCCGCGGGCAACCTCGCCGTGTACTTCCGGCTGGAGGACGTCACCTTCGAGCAGGTCTTCGAGGCGCGCATGGCCAACGAGCCGGCGATCGCCCGCCTGGCGGCGCTGCGGCGCACCGACGCCGAGCTCGACGCGATCGTGGCGGCCCGCGCGGCGATGGACGCGCCGGCCACGCCCGCCGCCTTCCTGGCGGCCGATACCCACTTCCACGCGCTCATCGCCACCGCCGCGCACAACGTCCTGCTGTCCTTCCAGATGACGCCGACGATGTCGCTGCTGGAGGAGCCGCGCCTGGCGGTCGTGACCGGCGACGGCAGCGCGACGAGCCAGGCCGAGCACGGCCGGATCGTCGCGGCGATCCGCGCGCAGGACGGCGACGCCGCCGAGCAGGCGATGCGCGACCACATCGCCTCCTTCGCCCGGCGTGGCGTCGCGACCCTGGAGAGCCAGAAGGAGCCAGAGCGATGA